The sequence tgtgctgtccatggagaacacagACAGCACATGTCTGTGATTCACTGAAgagtgaatgaagccttaaaggggttttccagtttaaagggaacctgtcacctggaatttggcaatagagctgaggacatgggctgttaGATTGCCGCTAGTACGtcctcaatacccagtccccatagctctgtgtgcttttattgtgtaaaaaaacaactatttgatacatatgcaaattaacctgagatgagtcctttccctgactcatctcacgtacaggacacatctcagattaatttgcatatgtatcaaatcgtttttttacacaataaaagcacacagagctatggggattgggtattgcagatgtgctagtggccatctagcaacccatgtcctcagctctatacccaaaatcccggtgacaggttccctttaaggctacatgcacacaaacgttgtttgtttccgtgtctgttccatttttttgcggataggatgcggacccatgcatttcaatgcgtccgcaaaaaatgcggacagcacaccgtgtgctgtccgcatcagtatgtccgttccgtagccccgcaaaaaaaaaatagaacatgtcctatccttgtccgttttaggcattgttacaatggatctgcaattttcggaccacaaaacacatacggtcttgtgcatgtagcctaatattgatggccttccctcaggataggtcattaatgtcagatcagtgggggtccgacggcGCCCTGTTTagagctgcagcctcttcctagaccatgtcacattcatcagtcacatggcctatgtgcacctcagtcccattcaagtgaataggcctaAGCTGCAATTCcaaacacagccgctatacaatggacaAAGCTGTGGCTTGGTATACTGTTGGGAGCCCACCCGTTCAGACAGGTGATTGGTTGTGGTGCTCGGAAACGGACCCTCAACGGTAGCttatcaatattgtactcccagaaaaaccctttaaaatgtGCATGCTATGTTCCATGCAAAtggtcctttaaaggggttgtccattctgGGACATAAATTTCGGATAAATGCAGGTCCCACACCTGGAACCCCCCCACTACTATCTCCAGGACAGGGCCCCGAAGCGAACAGTGAGCAAGGCGCATATGTGCAGCCacaatgggacttccgaaaataggtgtgctctccattcacttcagggccccagtcttaaaagggttgtctcatctcgccaTTACCAAGGTGAGAAGAGACACAGTCACGACCAACTCGCGGCCGGAAAACAGCAGAGCGGTGCCCCGGCACTCTGCTATTTCGGTAGCTCTTATTGCTGTGCATGAACGCtatggaaacagtgtagcacagcaAGCCATGCTGTTTCTGAAGCCGCATATGCCTTAGTAACAGCGagaagagacaacccctttaagataggaGGGGGTCCTGCAACGATCTGACCCTTATGGCACATCATATCGATATACAATAAACGTCTCAGATGAGAATTCTCAGAATAGCTCTGGGATAAAATGCTGACTGTTTCCATAACTCGGacagactttaaaggggttctccaacagCAATCAGTTATCCATGATCCACGTGGGTAGGAGGGTCAGTGCGGAATGGagtgaccactgctccattcaaatcgGAGAACAGACATCCCCTGATtttgtgatcagtggggtcccaggGTTCAGACACTTTTTCTCTGTCCtgtggataagggctcatgcacacgaacgtatattctttccgtgtaTGTTCTGTTTTTGTGGGTTCTGGTCATGgagaaacagaagttactccgtgtccattctgtttccgtatgtccgtatttccgttctgcaaaaaaatagaacatgtcctactattgtccgcattacagacaaggatagtactgttcttctaggggccagctgctcctttccgcaaaatacggaatgcacgcggacatcattcgtattttttgcggatccattttttgcggacctcaaaatacatacggttgtgtgcctgAGGCCAAAGTGTTTTATAGAGGCAGACAGACGGTTGCATGCACAGTCAGCGCTCTGCTGTTTCTCCTCCAATTTTTACATCACAGCAGAGGATGAACTTCAGTTCTCTAAATATCAAAGATCttgcttgttgtcagtgaatgtAAATCTTCTTATCTACATCTTCCCATGATGCATGTCTGTAaaacgctgcggaatatgtcagcgctatataagtgtgtgaaataaaaatacatccagaGCCTGAAACCATGTCCTGACCTATTACATCCACTAAGAATCTGTTACAATAGCATCCAGGCCAGACAATCCTGAGGCCCCATGCCGGGCcagtgctgcggactgcaaattgtggtctGCAATAATCGCGGAGCAATTCAAATTGAATGGGATCCGTGATCCGCATCcaactgtccgcaccgcaaaaaagtagttcatgcactacttttttgcggtgcggaggcacgaacAGAAAACCCACTTCCTATCTGTGCCCCCGTTGagcaccgcatctcccggattgcggacccatataagtgaatgcgCGGTGCACAcagacggtgcccgtgtattgggcacaatatgaccacggccgtgtgcatgagccctgaggtaGATAGCCTGGACAATACACTGATACATAGTAGAAAACTGACTAAACAGCAGACAGGTTGTGCTGAGGATGTGTTTAGAGGACTGTCCAGATTGGATACATTGTGACAAACCTTCAGCTGCGAGAAGTATTTAGGTCAGAACAGGTTTTCAGCCTCtggttatatatataaaaaaaaaaaaattgttcataTTCACTGGCATCAAGcacagatcttgaaaatggtgaggtaTTTAAAACACAAAAACTGATGTGAAGTAAAACATAGTTGTCTCTAGCAACAAACCAGATTGATTCTTTCATTTTACAAAGAAGCGCGAaattggaatttgattggttgttatgggcaactaaatcAGTTTCCCTttgtaccagttttgataaatttcccccaaattTACTTATGTGCCTATGCCAAAAATCTGTGTAAAAATGGCACAAAGAGCATCTAGGGCTTCTACGAGTTTTTCCATTATGCTGCACCAAAATTGTGTCACAACTCTGGCataaaatctgtctcaaagtaaggcctcatgcatacgaccgttccgttttttgcggtccgcaaaaaacggaacccgcccgtgtgcctttcgcagtttgcggaacggaaagcacattgtagacatgcctattcttgtccgcaaaacggacaagaataggacatgctatattttttttgcggggccacggaacggagcaacggatgcggacagcacacggagtgctgtccgcatcttctgcggccccattgaagtgaatgggtccgcacccgagccgcaaaagctgcggctcggatgcggacccgaaaaacggttgtgtgcttaAGGCCTAACTCAACCAACAGCTGGTAGAGGGTCAGTGAAAAGCGtccatccctgcaccacattcagccagagcccctgtgatagatctgctgCAGGTCTAAGTTTACCCCATCTGGGTCACAGTATGCCAGAAAGTTTAAGAACTTTTCGTTCTACAaggattaaagggtttctccatGACCAGAACCCACATttaggttccattcacacgtccgcaaaatgggttgcggaacaggtgcggacccattcattttaaatggggatggaatgtgctgtctgcacttccggatccgcacttccgttccgcaaaaaaaatagaacatgtccttttcttgtccgcattttctatgagagtgccggcgatgtgcggtccgcaaaatgcagaattgccggtgtgtaaatggacccttagtggGCCACGCAGGGTGGAAGATTCTCTGCCAAGCTCCTGTCTCTGCCAGACTTGTGACCTGCTGTCTACCTGCCTGTCACCACCACCAGCCAATCCATGGCCTCAGGGATGCAGGAATCGCATGTAGCATTTACTTCAGGTTCCTGGTCGCggtgaacccctttaaaggtttttCTGAATTCAGAATATCCAGGCCTATCGtcagaataggttatcaatatcagatagatGGCAGTCCAGCCCTTGGAGTCCCCACTAATCTGCTTTATAAGGGCTcatccacacgaccgtatgcattttgcggcccgcaaaacccgaatctgcaaaaaaaagtgtgacGTTCGTGTtaaatccgtttttttgcagatccattgtaacaatgcctgtccttgtccacaaaacagacaagaataggacatgtgctaAGTTTTTGCAGAACACACTTGCAGACATAtgtggccccattaaaatgaatggttctgacgggctgcaaaaaaaaaaaaaaaacggacacggacaaaatatacgtttgtgtgcatgagcactaaagGATTCTCCCCATTATTCATCCATGGGTTTCAGCAGAGAATCCTCTGACAATTCACCATGCCCCAAAGTTTCCAATGGAAGTCGGCACCGATACTACACAACTCCGTCCATTGTGCAGGATACGGAGCTGGGTGCTGCAGCGCTGCTCCTATTGAACTGCACAATGGGTggcgctgtgtagttccagctcTGGAGCCACtggagaacagctgatcggcaggggtgccgggtgtcagatacCCGCTGATCAGATAGAGAtagtctatccagaggataggccatcacttttaaaggagtggacaacccctttaagctttagtTACTTCAAGCTCGCCTGTTTTTAGGCTTTCAATTAGACCATTTCCTCGTCTCTCTTTCTTTTTTCGACAATTTATAAAAAATCCCACAGCACTTCATAAATGAGACTAGGTGTATTGGTATGAggtctcctgcacacaaacgtgtgcgccccgtggccggcacgaacaccgaccgtggggcagctgcagtggacggaagtacgggacgaaaccccacggaagcactccgtagtgcttccgtagtgttccgttccgcaccattccatatctctggatttgtggacctattgaagtgaatgggtccgcatccgtgatgcggaatgcacaaggaaCGGTGCCtgcgaattgcggatccgcaatacggcaacgggacacctacgctCGTGTGAGTGCAACTACTTGTGGTTATCTTGCAAAACACCCGGTGTGACTGGCAGGCGGCTGCTATCCTGTGTGCTATAAACGTCGTCATATGGTCCTGACCTGGTTATCATCTAACGCGGGgactgtcagggcatgctgggagttgtagttcaccagcaacTGGAGACCACTGGTATAGTGTAACTATAACATTAtcacttttttaaatatatatatatattatttttttttcacgtcCTACCAGGTCTGAGAGACCATTAGGCTTCTGCTCACATGAGGTGACACCAGCTTGTACTTTCTCACACCCAAGTGACTACAACTCTTTTCCTGCCACGTATGCCACGAAAGGGTTAAACAGGAAGGAAACCGAGAAAAGGTGGGGGGAACAGTCGCTATGGTAACAAGCCTATTGCACCCGAGACAAAGAAGGCTTAAATCCCGCCCTCGGCCACGCCCTCTTTTTAGCTTCAGCACGCACCACGCTGCGCATGTTCAATGGCGACCCATTTCGGCTCGTCTGACTGGAAGGCACGCCCACAACGCCCCTTTCTTATTTTTTGTCTGCCATCCGCGGCGCCGCGCATGCTCAGAGCGGACTCGTCCGCCCCCTCTTGGCGGTGGCGTCGGAGACGCGCACGTAATTGGACGGCAGCGAGCCCGTCGCGTGTTAACGGTTCAGTCAGGGCTCCGGCCGGCGGTTGCATTCGCTGACGTGAGATAGAAAGGAGCCGAGCAGCGACCGTCGGAGCTATGCCGGGCCCCCCACGATGATCTGGACGGCGAGGCCGGGCTGACTAGAGACTGACGGCGCAGAAGCGCGCTCCTCTCCGTACGCACACACAgcgtcgcctcaggcagcacgacgcTCGCCAGGCCGCGGCCTAGTCAGGGGGATGCCGGAATGGAGACCCACATCTCCTGCTTGTTCCCGGAGCTGCTGGCGATGATCTTCAGCTACCTGGATGTCCGAGACAAGGGCCGGGCGGCTCAGGTATGCGTGGCCTGGCGGGACGCGGCCTACCACAAGTCCGTGTGGCGGGGGACCGAGGCCAAGCTGCACCTCCGCCGCGCCAACCCTTCCCTGTTCCCCAGCCTGCAGGCCCGGGGCATCCGCCGCGTGCAGATCCTCAGCCTGCGCCGCTCCCTCAGCTACGTCATCCAGGGCTTGCCCGACATCGAGAGCCTGAACCTGAGCGGCTGCTACAACCTGACCGACAACGGCCTGGGCCACGCCTTCGTCCAGGAGATCTCGTCCCTGCGCTCCCTGAACCTCAGCCTGTGTAAGCAGATCACGGACAGCAGCCTGGGCCGCATCGCCCAGTACCTGAAGCGGCTGGAGGTGCTGGAGCTGGGGGGCTGCTCCAACATCACCAACACTGGCCTGCTGCTCATCGCCTGGGGGCTGCACGGCCTCAAGAGCCTCAACCTGCGCAGCTGCCGCCATGTCTCCGACGTTGGCATTGGTCACCTGGCTGGAATGACCCGCAGCGCCGCCGAGGGCTGCCTGAGCCTGGAGcagctcaccctgcaggactgccAGAAACTGACGGACCTGGCCCTCAAGCACATCTCCCGGGGGCTGCAGGGGCTCCGCGTGCTCAACCTCAGTTTCTGCGGGGGCATCTCGGACGCGGGACTGCTGCACCTGTCACACATGCGGGGACTGAAGAGCTTGAACCTGCGCAGCTGCGACAACATCAGTGACACCGGCATCATGCACCTGGCCATGGGCAGCTTCCTGCGCCTCACCGGCCTGGACGTCTCCTTCTGTGACAAGGTGGGTGACCAAAGCCTGGCGTACATCGCTCAGGGCCTCTACGGACTCAAGTCCCTGTCCCTCTGCTCCTGTCACATCAGCGACGACGGCATCAACCGGATGGTGCGGCAAATGCATAGCCTGAGGACCCTGAACATCGGCCAGTGTGTCCGCATCACCGACAAGAGCCTGGAGCTTATAGCCGAGCACCTGAACCAGCTGACTGGCATTGACTTGTATGGGTGCACCCGCATCACCAAGAGGGGACTGGAGCGTATCACACAGCTGCCTTGCCTCAAAGTGCTCAACCTGGGGCTGTGGCAGATGACCGAGAGCGAGAAAGTCAGGTGAGGGCCACCGTGCCCAGCTCTGTGCCACTCAAGAGACTTCTAGGACTTGACTGATGCattatactgcctggtagggccacAAGAGCTGGGAGCAGAACAGGGCCATGTAAGGTGCCAGGGCTAAGTGGCATTAGCCCGTTCTGGCAGTGCTTATAACAGGGGTTGCTACCATTGGTATTGCAAGAGGTTTGATGGAAAGGAGTTCCCGGTGGCATAGGTTACCCACTAGCAGTGCCCTGTGGTCTGATCCATCATGGTGATAGGCAGAGGTCCATGGAGATCCCTTCAGGCCGCACACTTGCCACCATCTTGACAGCTACAGAGCTCTGCACCAACATCTGCTGAGTAGAGCGGCACTGAGCAGGCTGCCAGCCTCCGACCATCTCACACTAATAACACAAAGGTGGTTGTGATAGCCGGGCAGCAGAGGCATCCTGATGTGGTTAACTTATGCCAACAACCTGTCCCTTTTCTACAGTATAAGGAAGGGTTAATGGGAGCTGCGCCCGTAACATTTCTTAAGTTTTCTTTTTCTATGTTTGTTTTGTAAGTAGGAGAAACTTTATCCAACACATTCCCCCCTGGTCCCGGAGACGGGGCCCTTTACTTACGATATTCCTGAAGGTCGGCTACctcgttttaaatttttttttttttttttttaggtaaagCTGAGTTTGCCCTCTTCTGTTTGTTTTTAGTGCCTAAACTGGAACAATGTCGTTTTTCGTTTGCTCCTGTAGACATTTCTGCGTCCTGGTAGAACGAGACTTTTTTGATCTGTTATGTAAGGTCAGGGACACACGTGACAGAAAATTCTGCTGCAAAAACATGTAATACATGCGTTTTTGGCAGCGGAAAATCCAGCAGATTTCACCCTCTCCAATGGAAACTGAGAAATCCGTTAAATAAATTGACACGCTGCAGATTTCAAGGCCGTGAAATCgctgctttagggctcattcagacggccgtatgctgtccgcaaaaatactgaatgctatccgtttttttgcggatccgcaaaaaaacggatagcattcagtatttttgcggacccatagacttcaatggggccatgtcctgattttcacggacaagtataggacatgtttcattttttttgcggaactgtggaatagaaaagggccccatagaagtgaatgggtcagcatctaatctgcaaaaaaacggattcgcatttttgcggatagcatacggccgtctgaatgagcccttattctcaTCCACTTCGCTGGTACTgtacagcgctgcggttataccgCACATAAATCCGCAGCTATTCAGTCACATGTGACCCCAGCCTTAGAATAATCATGCGTTAGCCCCCCGTTATTTGTGTGGAACAATTTGTAGTTGGCCCCTTAACTTAACCCAGTCACTACCTGCTAGTTCTTTGCAAAAGTATTGCTATTTCCTCAGTTATCCAGAACTGAGTGCCAAAACTAGGGCTGAGAAGTTCTGTAGTATTGGGGGGTTGCTGTCTTTAGGGCAGTCACCCCCTTATGTAGAACACCCCACTAGGGGCGAGCTGCAGTGGAGCCTATTATAAAGATTGTGGCAGTCTAGTCCCTGGGGCTTCTCCAGATGGGTGGGAGACGAGTCCACGAACATTATGAAGGCCGCACAACTACAGCTCCCCCGCTGGTTTTAATACtgtattaaagttaaaggggtattccagtaatttcaagttatcctctatctAAGGCATgcgtgctcaacctgtggccctccagctgtagcaaaatgacaactcccagcatgcctgaacagcctacagcagggcattgtgggagttgtagttttacaacagctggagggccgcaggttgagcatccctgctctaaggGATAACcattagatcggcgggggtctcctGAAATAAACAGTgactagaatacccctttaagtattcctTCCACTCTATTTCCCATTGCAAAAGTACTAGCTTACCTTCTAGTGGGAAGAGAGAACCCCCACTAGTTCAGGTTCATAGACTGGTATTTCCTGAATTTCCCACAATCCTTGgtgggccgccttctgttgaggGCAGaatatttccaatttttttgctCCTGACCAATCTGAGTTGTAGAACTGAAGTGCAGAACTTGCCTTTCGTAACTCTTGCTGCTGAAGGATGTGCAAAGCCGAGCGCCAACTGATGACAATAGTCAAATTATATATGCAAACATCAGACtgtacccccctcccccatcatcaTCATGAGTGCACCTTTTATTTCTTGTTTTTGAGGCGTTTTATATGGTGGGAGCACAATCCATGGTCGTTCTCAGATTAGGGTTGAATTCTGTTCTCTCTTCTGTGGATCACATTCAGCTTGGTTAGaattattttttgaaaaaaaaaaaagtgactggtATTTTCTGTTCTGTTGGAAATAACCTTCCCCTCCCCCGTCCATTTCCTAAACATCTCCACAGTTGGATCTCACCTAGAAAAAAAACGTGCCGAATTTCATTGTACTGTCTGTGAATTTGTATAAAAGATCCTCCAAGAAACTCTTTATATTCTTACAGTTAAAAGGTTAAACGGATATTTATATAATAAAAGAGGAAATATGATGTATGTTTTTGAGAAATCTGCTGTTTGCGTGTGTTATTACAATGACAGGGTGGAAAGTCACCagatattgcaaaactacaacccctAGCATGCtctgacagcctttggctgtcagGAGATGATGGTAGCTGTAGGTTTGCAACAGGGGGAGACTTCCGATGTAATATCTCCAGTATGGGGAAGAATTACTTGGTGTAATGCAGCCCCTCTCTATGAAAGGGGTCAGACTGCTAGGACCAAGGTCAtgcaacctccagctgttctgaaactacaactcccagaatcctcctttcacttctgtaggAGTTACAAAAAGGTTATAGCCgagtaagtttgcatgctgggagttgtagcttccctgcagctggagtgccgaaggttgccgatCCCTTTACTAGTCTATTCAGTCACCTAAATTCAataattaaaaggggttgtctgcgtTCAGAGCTGACCCCGCTCCAGGCCCACTAACGTGAATATGGGAGCATTttctgctccgatgctctcctttgccctgcgctgaatcgcgcagggaaaGGCATTTTTTTGAGATCTGTtgatgtaccggggctctccGTGGGttagctaggcggaggcttctgcctagcagtgagtctggtaaaacggctagggcagcgctaaagcccaccaaaaagtgctgtgatgtcaccagtaacactgctgggcagaagccttgccctgcgcgatcctcaGGGTGGGGGgctgaagatggggatatgtccgggttcagctctgatcccggaccaccgctttaaataaaaaaaaattggttgggGGGAGGGGCTAGACCCAGCTACAACAGTTTGCTAGAATAAAGTGTTTCCCATCTGTATTTTCCAGGAGTTATTTAGTTATTACAATGGGATATTATTGGGGAGGTTCAGGACCCCTTCACTAGTAAACATATGCAGTTCCTTCAAAGTCCACCATCAGCCAAGATATGGGCCCATACTACACTGGTACCACTGAACCTGCCCCAACAGACTGGGTACGGTATGACTTGTTGGGGTACATTTTGCATAGATAGAAACCTGCTCAGTTGTAGATCAGCACCTTAAAAAAAGAACACGCAAGGTAAAAGTAACAtaggggcaggggtgcacaaccaatgaggcgattgcctcaggtagGGGGCAAcgaagggggattatctgttactgcagtatagtattgggaagcttgAAATGCAGAGCAGACTAGCCtagtttgtgttgtttttttttatcttaattggtgttttttgtcttttttcttttccATACACAGCATGTTGACGCTTTGGTGCTTTTTTTTCTTCCCGTTCTCTATCGGTTAAAAAAAAGCCAGAAACACCATTCAAATACTGGCTTAAAAAAGCCACCTAAAGTGCatatgttatggggtggggggaaacAAACTGTTTCTatgtgttttgtttattttttggtgGGTGGAAAAACACAGGAGCAAATTTTTATGTTTAGGGGGCCAAAGGAATTTTTCTTTGGAGATGCTGTCTACGGCCAGCTTCACTTTCAATCTCTGAGTACAGGAGGCCACAGATCCACCATGTTCCCACTGAACTAAGCTCAACCAGGGCTCTATTGTCCGTCTCCGTACCACTGTAGGGGGTCCTCCTTACACTACCAGAAATTCCAAAACCAGGGGTCAAGAGGGTACTGCAGTCAgtgttttcatattttttttttttttttgtagttgggCAACAAAAGTGTCCAATAAAAAGAACCCAAAAAGTGCTCCTTCTGGATGCCTGGCCTTACCAGGAGCACCCACTAAGTTAAAGGGGCCCCATGTAATAGTTTATTTTCCCTGCAGTGGGATCCCTAGCCATACACGGCTGTGCAGACAACTGATGGAGCAGTGGAAGCTACAAATGAAGTGTTCACAGCATCCTTATCTCACAAGTGCCTGTGTCTGGATGAGTCCAAGGAAGGTCAAGTAGTTTATTTTCGGTTCTGTAGGGGCGGAAGGCAGAGCCATTATTAAGTGAGGACTACGTGGCGATACCAACAGTACAAGTAATGATGAATGTGGTGGAGTTAGAACACACAATGTGAAAACTtcactatttttgggtgtgatctGTCTGAGTCGCATTAGATTTAGGTTTTGCAACACCCATTAGGCACTAAAGAAAATTGCTGTGTCGCAAGGGAGTCACCAGTCCACGTGCCATACGTTGAACTGGAAAAGTTACTTGCAATGTGTGACCAAAAATCCAGCAGGTTTGGATTTTTCTGGGCAGTCACATCACGAGCGATCTCAAACATTACTGGTTGTGCAGTGTGGTCTTGGATGACCAAAGTCACCCGTGacaaattacactttttttgggttACTTGCCACATAACCTTAGTCTTATGCTGCGCCATTAGTCAGAACACTTGGACTACATGGAAATAATCACAGTCCAGCTTCAGTTGGACTCTATGGGGTAAGAAAAGAAAACTTCTACTGATTTGATGGAGGACGGCTCCAAAGATGTTGGCCTCTTTGTAACACCAATGAAATAACAGGGCCGACCCCCATCTGCTCAGAAATGCCAGGCCAAAAAGGTCAAATTGCCTTTAAAGCACATGGGCTAAAATAGTAGGGAATGGGCAGAAGTCTCCCAAACAGCATTGCACCCCCTATATCCTGCTAGCACCACAGCTACCGATACAGCAAAGTACTACCAACTACACCATAAACAGGTAGACAAGCTACTACCAGGCTGTCCCCATGCATCCACCAACTGCTTTTGAATTTTGTTCTGACCTATAGGGGGAGCAATCAACCCAATATTAATGGGCTGTGCACAGTACAGTTTCCTCGTACTTTGGCCTAGCAGGAATAATATCCCCTCAGTAACCTGATCACAGTAATAGAGCAGCCTCTACTGTAATAGCCTTCCTGTGCCCAGGGGACCAGGTTCTGGTGCCAGCCACAAATTAAAGTGTAAGCACTAGGATAAGAATTGGAGAGTGATCATATAGTAAGAGGCCGTGTTACATGTACAAAGTGTTCTTGGTACCACGTTAGAAGATGGGGTTTTAGTGAGTAGGGCCTAATGAAGCGGCCATGGTTGGGGAGTCCCATAAGTAGCCAGACTATCTTGCCAGTTGTTGGTTGGGTTGACTACATACATATGTATATTCATTAACTCCAGTtgaatcctttgacgtaatctgtGATTTGGCCCATCCCTACTTGTTGTAAGTGTCCTCTTCTGAGACCCCCAGCGATCGGCTGTTATCTACGGGGTAACCAcagtaagtgttcaatttccctgcagtgccacctcAGGGGGAATGAAGGATTACAAAGTGCCCATTACAATCAATGTGCTGCTTGTTTGAAGGGTTTATCCCGGGATTTtcattctgatgacctatcctaaggatagtatCAGTATTTGatgtgtgggggtctgacatctgggaccccggcaatcagctgtttgagaaggcacctgagcgcgctgcggccttctccgtgctcaccaagcacagcgccgtacattgtatagcggctgtgcttggcattgtgCTCAGCctcctagaagtgaatggggccgagtgCGACACCAAGCAGAGCCGCTCTACaaggtacggcgctgtgcttggtgagaaggctggggcgctcacaggagtgctggtgccttctcaaacagctgatcagcaggtttCCCAGGTGTCTGACCGCCGATGAGATAATgagcaattatattttttcccacAGTGAGGCAGAGTAATGCGCTCTGAGACTAAGTGTAcgcgcaggcgcactgtgagAAGAGGCGCTTCGGGCACTTCAAAGTTCTTGCGCACTCGCAGTGCACTGCAGTGGTGCTCCAAGAAGGTAAGTCCTGGCGCAGATACCGGGTGCGCATCCGACCTACCTGGACACTCCCACTTGGATGGCGGTGGTCTAGTGTCATTGTTACCTGTAGGCTTGCTATTGGTAACAG is a genomic window of Bufo bufo chromosome 1, aBufBuf1.1, whole genome shotgun sequence containing:
- the FBXL14 gene encoding F-box/LRR-repeat protein 14; the protein is METHISCLFPELLAMIFSYLDVRDKGRAAQVCVAWRDAAYHKSVWRGTEAKLHLRRANPSLFPSLQARGIRRVQILSLRRSLSYVIQGLPDIESLNLSGCYNLTDNGLGHAFVQEISSLRSLNLSLCKQITDSSLGRIAQYLKRLEVLELGGCSNITNTGLLLIAWGLHGLKSLNLRSCRHVSDVGIGHLAGMTRSAAEGCLSLEQLTLQDCQKLTDLALKHISRGLQGLRVLNLSFCGGISDAGLLHLSHMRGLKSLNLRSCDNISDTGIMHLAMGSFLRLTGLDVSFCDKVGDQSLAYIAQGLYGLKSLSLCSCHISDDGINRMVRQMHSLRTLNIGQCVRITDKSLELIAEHLNQLTGIDLYGCTRITKRGLERITQLPCLKVLNLGLWQMTESEKVR